One Meles meles chromosome 11, mMelMel3.1 paternal haplotype, whole genome shotgun sequence DNA segment encodes these proteins:
- the LOC123952680 gene encoding translation initiation factor IF-2-like has product MPSLKAERRIRPGSREGLAAALDWLSAGGAPPRRPGLGSSRCWALQGRRPRPPLPGSERTPTPRRRRVPAARPGLSPTPPRLLPPGPAPPGNRWSCTALPVLPAVSQLLHARTWHTVLVPELLSLGSATASVRRLSVASGGIPTESRSPRNRTRPEPCPALWSLAKPGAAAQVQSPTETDGGSLGMLGAGGAECRGGGVSRCGRRRPRRARRSPASRSTPALLPTLSGGSEGSPPTKA; this is encoded by the exons ATGCCATCTTTGAAAGCCGAGAGGCGGATTCGCCCTGGGAGCCGAGAAGGTCTGGCCGCCGCGCTTGACTGGCTCTCCGCGGGCGGTGCGCCCCCTCGGCGCCCCGGGCTGGGGTCGTCGCGGTGCTGGGCCCTCCAGGGTCGCCGGCCACGTCCACCCCTGCCCGGGTCGGAGCGCACGCCcacgccccgccgccgccgcgtcCCGGCCGCACGcccgggactgagccccaccccgccccgcttGCTCCctcccggcccggccccgccag GGAATCGCTGGAGCTGTACAGCCCTGCCTGTTCTCCCTGCAGTGTCCCAGCTCCTGCATGCCCGCAcgtggcacaca GTCCTTGTCCCCGAGTTGCTTTCCCTGGGGAGCGCCACTGCAAGCGTACGCCGCCTAAGCGTCGCGTCGGGGGGAATTCCGACCGAGTCAAGGAGTCCCAGGAACAGGAcccgccctgagccctgcccggccCTTTGGTCGCTCGCAAAACCTGGAGCCGCGGCGCAGGTCCAGAGCCCTACTGAGACGGACGGGGGTTCACTGGGCATGCTCGGAGCCGGCGGGGCCGAGTGCCGGGGAGGAGGAGTCTCCCGGTGCGGCCGGCGACGCCCCCGCAGAGCCCGGCGGAGCCCAGCCTCACGCTCAACCCCCGCTTTGCTCCCGACGCTTTCTGGAGGGTCTGAGGGCTCCCCCCCCACCAAAGCTTAG